The Virgibacillus dokdonensis genome includes a window with the following:
- a CDS encoding CRISPR-associated helicase/endonuclease Cas3 translates to MNFIAHIRQSDNEVQTVKDHLLEVQALAEKYGEPIGMKHLCGLAGLLHDFGKYSQEFLHYIHAAVYHPKDAPKRGSVDHSTAGAKLLYTLLHTKDMTPNKALVAEVVGNAIISHHSYLHDFLTPELESKYLTRVRDKPLHEFDQMKENFFENIMNKNELDQYIEKATQELLPFIQSVPRKDTEKQFMFVTKFVFSALIDADRTNTRLFEEDETPSNPDHKALFETYYERLHEKITAFQNHPNANTPINRLRSKMSEQCEVAAEKESGIYTLSIPTGGGKTLASLRYGLKHALLHHKKRIIYVVPYTTIIEQNAEEVRSILKDTENILEHHSNVILDDDDNDEHLDGTMTEKQKLKLAKDNWDAPIIFTTMVQFLNVFYAKGSRNIRRLHHLSEAIIVFDEVQKVPVKCISLFNEALNFLKNNCKSSILLCTATQPALDFVQNKLEIKTDAEIVENLTDVVDAFKRVEIIDKATDRAVLTSDLVSFIDQQLERVQSVLVVLNTKKVVKTLYEELQQNRGDDTKIYHLSTSMCAAHRNDILSKLRQDLDNNIPVICISTQLIEAGVDISFDCVIRSLAGLDSIAQAAGRCNRHGEKDMQEVYVIDHQEEQLKHLKEIEIGKQITRRILIDMKRNQNEHGGNILSPQAMECYFQELYLAFANDLNYFIPALKKDMMELLTAPKNEFSYVQAYRSKYSAEVPLFITNSYRTAAEHFHVIDNVTTSVIVPYEHGGKELITELSGNISMEDLGRIMRYAQHYTINLYKYELDLVMKNNGLVSFFDGKIYALADGAYSSEFGFDVEGDSSDEVYMF, encoded by the coding sequence ATGAATTTTATTGCACATATTCGACAAAGTGACAACGAAGTTCAAACTGTAAAGGATCACTTGTTAGAAGTCCAAGCATTGGCAGAAAAGTATGGTGAGCCGATAGGGATGAAACATTTGTGTGGGCTTGCAGGATTGCTTCATGACTTTGGCAAGTATAGCCAGGAATTTCTTCATTATATTCATGCTGCTGTATATCATCCGAAAGATGCCCCTAAACGAGGCAGTGTTGACCATTCCACGGCTGGTGCAAAACTACTATATACATTATTACACACAAAAGATATGACACCTAATAAGGCGCTAGTGGCTGAGGTTGTCGGTAATGCTATTATATCCCATCACTCTTATCTACATGATTTTTTAACCCCTGAACTAGAGTCAAAATATTTAACTCGCGTTCGTGATAAGCCTTTGCATGAGTTTGATCAAATGAAAGAGAACTTTTTCGAAAATATTATGAATAAGAATGAACTTGACCAATACATAGAAAAAGCAACCCAAGAATTACTTCCATTTATTCAAAGCGTTCCTAGGAAAGATACAGAAAAACAGTTCATGTTTGTTACAAAGTTTGTGTTTAGTGCACTTATTGATGCAGATCGTACGAATACGAGGTTATTTGAAGAAGATGAAACACCATCGAATCCTGATCATAAGGCATTGTTTGAAACGTATTACGAACGATTACATGAAAAAATAACGGCATTTCAAAACCATCCAAATGCAAATACACCCATTAATCGCTTGCGTTCAAAAATGTCAGAGCAATGCGAAGTAGCTGCGGAAAAAGAGTCTGGTATTTATACGCTGTCTATTCCTACAGGTGGAGGGAAAACATTAGCTAGTTTGCGATATGGATTAAAGCATGCTTTGTTACATCATAAAAAGCGAATTATCTATGTCGTTCCATATACCACCATTATTGAACAAAATGCGGAAGAAGTACGAAGTATATTAAAAGATACAGAAAACATTTTAGAGCATCATTCTAATGTTATCTTAGATGATGATGATAATGATGAGCATCTAGACGGTACGATGACAGAAAAACAGAAGTTGAAACTAGCTAAAGATAATTGGGATGCGCCAATTATTTTTACAACGATGGTACAGTTTTTAAATGTATTTTACGCAAAAGGAAGTCGTAATATTCGTCGCTTACATCATTTGAGTGAAGCAATTATCGTCTTTGATGAAGTGCAAAAAGTGCCTGTCAAATGTATTTCGTTATTTAATGAAGCGCTTAATTTCTTAAAAAATAATTGTAAATCAAGTATCTTGCTTTGCACAGCAACGCAACCAGCGTTAGATTTTGTGCAAAATAAACTAGAAATTAAGACAGATGCGGAAATCGTTGAAAATTTAACGGATGTGGTTGACGCTTTTAAACGAGTGGAAATTATAGACAAAGCAACCGATAGAGCGGTATTAACGAGTGATTTAGTCTCATTTATTGATCAACAGTTAGAACGTGTTCAAAGTGTACTCGTTGTGTTAAACACGAAAAAAGTTGTGAAAACGCTTTATGAAGAGTTGCAACAAAATAGAGGTGATGACACCAAGATTTATCATTTAAGTACGTCCATGTGTGCGGCACATCGAAATGATATTTTAAGCAAATTAAGACAGGACTTGGATAATAATATTCCGGTTATTTGTATTAGCACCCAGCTAATTGAGGCTGGCGTAGATATTAGTTTTGATTGTGTTATCCGATCTTTAGCTGGTTTAGATTCGATTGCTCAAGCTGCAGGACGTTGTAATCGACATGGGGAAAAGGATATGCAGGAAGTATACGTGATAGATCATCAAGAAGAACAGCTAAAGCATTTAAAAGAGATTGAAATTGGGAAACAAATTACGAGGCGCATTTTAATTGATATGAAGCGAAACCAAAATGAGCATGGGGGCAATATCCTCTCGCCACAAGCGATGGAATGCTATTTTCAGGAGCTTTACTTAGCTTTTGCTAATGATTTGAATTATTTCATCCCAGCTTTAAAGAAAGACATGATGGAATTATTAACTGCTCCAAAAAATGAATTTAGCTATGTACAGGCATACCGAAGTAAGTATAGTGCTGAGGTGCCGTTATTTATTACAAATAGCTACCGAACAGCTGCCGAACATTTCCATGTTATCGATAACGTGACAACTTCTGTTATTGTTCCTTATGAGCATGGGGGGAAAGAATTGATAACAGAATTGAGTGGCAATATATCAATGGAAGATTTAGGACGCATTATGCGATATGCACAGCATTATACGATTAACCTTTACAAATATGAGCTTGATTTAGTCATGAAAAATAACGGTTTAGTTTCTTTCTTTGATGGGAAAATCTATGCATTAGCAGATGGTGCCTATAGTAGTGAATTTGGATTTGATGTAGAAGGCGATAGTTCGGATGAAGTGTATATGTTTTAA
- the cas5c gene encoding type I-C CRISPR-associated protein Cas5c: MRNAIEFEVWGDYALFTDPLTKIGGEKLTYQVPTYQALKGIVESVYWKPTIVMVVDAVRIMNPIQMESKGIRPIEYKGGNTLANYTYLKQPRYQVRAHFEFNLHRPDMAFDRNENKHYSIMKRALKAGGRRDVFLGARECQAYVEPCVFGEGEGFYDNYEEIHFGTMVHGVNYPDETGDNQMEVRLWNAVMKHGVITFPRPEECSLTRPIKKMKAKQFNETNVQSANALLDEIGGE; encoded by the coding sequence ATGCGAAATGCAATTGAATTTGAAGTGTGGGGAGACTATGCCCTGTTTACCGACCCGCTTACGAAGATAGGTGGGGAAAAATTGACGTATCAAGTACCTACATACCAAGCGTTAAAAGGAATTGTGGAGTCCGTCTACTGGAAGCCGACAATCGTTATGGTCGTAGATGCTGTACGAATTATGAACCCAATTCAAATGGAATCAAAAGGCATTCGCCCAATTGAATATAAAGGTGGAAATACGTTAGCTAACTATACGTACTTAAAACAGCCAAGATATCAAGTCAGGGCGCATTTTGAGTTTAACCTTCATCGTCCTGATATGGCTTTTGATCGAAATGAGAACAAGCATTATAGCATTATGAAACGTGCTTTAAAAGCTGGCGGAAGAAGAGATGTATTCCTTGGTGCTAGAGAATGTCAAGCGTATGTTGAACCGTGCGTGTTTGGTGAAGGAGAAGGATTTTACGACAATTATGAGGAAATTCATTTTGGGACCATGGTGCATGGAGTGAATTACCCAGATGAGACAGGGGATAACCAAATGGAAGTTCGCCTTTGGAATGCTGTGATGAAGCATGGCGTCATCACATTTCCACGACCTGAGGAATGTAGTCTCACTCGTCCAATAAAAAAGATGAAAGCAAAGCAATTCAATGAAACCAATGTACAATCGGCTAATGCATTACTTGATGAGATAGGAGGTGAGTAA
- the cas8c gene encoding type I-C CRISPR-associated protein Cas8c/Csd1, with amino-acid sequence MSWLHQLYETYEANLDRVGEIEKTRGNKSYTLLPISHTTQNAHIEVTVTEDGEFHSATVLDKVNTLIPTTESSASRSGSKVAPYPLHDKLSYVAGDFVKYGGKIKKEEPFASYIEQLEEWVTSPYGHPKVKSIFTYLQKKQLIKDLVAANILFLDEQGQLIGKWNKKYESLHGEKPAVFSAITGGQESAFVRFNVYSPTKHLTNVWEDKEIYESFIHYYNNLVVEKDICFVTGTWQASTERHANKIRHAADKAKLISANDTSGFTFRGRFNKSLEAASISYDVSQKAHNALKWLILRQGYMLDERVFLVWGNDQLQTVMPIDDTFSIHPTAAVVEESKTNTLDHFANEVAKAFAGYKHDLSITSNVTILIVDSATTGRLGVLYYRNMNKEFYLQRLEHWHSTCVWEHRYRKNEDGKFVTFFGAPATKDIAFAAYGSRASDKFVKDLMSRMLPCIVDNREIPTDIVNSTFYRASNPVAMEKWEWEKTLSIACALINKREGMDVALDRELDDRDYLFGRLLALADVLERRALDQDETRATNAIRYMNAFSKHPARTWKTLQESIQPYQARLGKRGNYLASLIDEVGSKLTIENFNDKPLSGKYLLGFYSQRRDLYQKKTVENNSEENGK; translated from the coding sequence ATGAGTTGGCTACACCAATTATATGAGACGTATGAAGCGAATTTGGATCGTGTCGGTGAAATTGAAAAAACAAGAGGCAATAAAAGTTATACATTACTACCGATTTCTCATACGACACAAAATGCGCATATTGAAGTCACTGTAACTGAAGATGGGGAGTTTCATTCAGCCACTGTTTTAGATAAAGTGAATACATTAATTCCTACTACGGAAAGCTCTGCAAGTAGGTCAGGCTCTAAAGTAGCACCCTATCCACTTCACGATAAATTAAGCTATGTTGCTGGTGATTTTGTAAAGTACGGTGGAAAAATAAAAAAAGAAGAGCCATTTGCTAGTTACATAGAACAACTAGAAGAATGGGTGACATCACCGTACGGCCATCCAAAAGTAAAAAGTATCTTTACATACTTACAAAAGAAACAACTCATTAAAGATTTAGTGGCAGCAAATATCCTTTTTTTAGATGAACAAGGTCAGTTGATCGGGAAATGGAATAAGAAGTATGAATCCTTACACGGAGAAAAGCCGGCTGTTTTCTCTGCTATTACGGGCGGACAAGAGAGCGCCTTTGTTCGATTTAATGTATACTCGCCAACCAAACACTTAACCAATGTGTGGGAAGATAAAGAAATCTATGAATCCTTTATTCATTATTATAATAATTTAGTTGTCGAAAAGGATATTTGTTTTGTAACCGGAACATGGCAGGCAAGTACGGAAAGACACGCCAATAAAATAAGGCATGCTGCAGATAAAGCGAAATTAATATCTGCAAACGATACAAGTGGATTTACGTTTAGAGGTCGATTTAATAAAAGTTTGGAAGCGGCAAGCATTAGCTATGACGTGTCGCAAAAAGCGCATAATGCTTTGAAGTGGTTAATTCTACGCCAAGGCTACATGCTCGATGAACGTGTTTTTCTAGTTTGGGGAAACGATCAATTGCAAACTGTCATGCCAATTGATGATACGTTTTCGATTCATCCAACTGCAGCGGTTGTAGAGGAAAGCAAAACAAACACATTAGATCATTTTGCCAATGAAGTTGCTAAAGCATTTGCAGGCTACAAACATGATTTATCGATTACATCCAATGTAACGATATTAATTGTCGATTCGGCTACGACTGGGAGATTAGGAGTCTTATACTATCGAAATATGAATAAAGAATTTTATTTACAGAGATTAGAACATTGGCATTCTACGTGTGTTTGGGAGCATCGGTATCGCAAAAATGAGGATGGCAAGTTTGTGACATTTTTTGGAGCGCCAGCAACGAAAGACATTGCATTCGCTGCTTATGGTTCACGAGCAAGTGATAAATTCGTGAAAGATTTAATGTCAAGAATGCTACCGTGTATTGTTGATAACAGAGAAATACCGACAGATATAGTAAATAGTACATTTTACCGAGCGTCTAACCCAGTCGCGATGGAAAAATGGGAGTGGGAAAAAACGTTAAGTATCGCATGTGCATTAATTAATAAAAGGGAGGGAATGGATGTGGCTTTAGATCGTGAATTGGATGATCGTGATTATTTATTTGGCCGATTATTAGCGTTAGCGGATGTACTAGAAAGAAGGGCATTGGATCAAGATGAGACACGTGCTACGAATGCGATTCGTTATATGAATGCTTTTTCTAAACATCCTGCTCGTACTTGGAAGACGCTTCAGGAAAGTATACAGCCATATCAAGCTAGACTTGGAAAGCGAGGTAATTATCTGGCTAGTTTAATTGATGAGGTTGGCTCGAAATTAACGATAGAAAATTTCAACGACAAACCGTTGTCAGGAAAATATTTATTAGGGTTTTATAGCCAACGTAGGGATTTGTACCAAAAAAAGACAGTAGAAAATAATAGCGAGGAGAATGGGAAATGA
- the cas7c gene encoding type I-C CRISPR-associated protein Cas7/Csd2 produces the protein MTILDHKIDFAVVLSVNNANPNGDPLNGNRPRQNYDGHGEISDVAIKRKIRNRFLDMGEKVFVQSNDYKVDQYKSLKDRADAHEELNKASKAKDNETFARLACEEWIDVRSFGQVFAFKGSDVSVGVRGPVSVHTATSKDPVDITSMQITKSVNSVTGDKKGSDTMGMKHRVDFGLYVFYGSINTQLAEKTGFSTKDAEKLKQALINLFENDASSARPDGSMEVHHVYWWEHHSKLGQYSSAKVHRTVKIKSDKESPKSYDDYSITVEELDGLPVEVLDGK, from the coding sequence ATGACGATATTAGATCATAAAATAGATTTTGCGGTAGTTTTATCTGTAAACAATGCGAACCCAAATGGAGATCCATTAAATGGTAATAGACCTAGGCAAAACTACGATGGGCATGGAGAAATCTCCGATGTTGCCATTAAGCGTAAAATTAGAAATCGCTTTTTAGATATGGGTGAGAAAGTATTTGTGCAATCGAATGATTATAAAGTAGATCAATATAAAAGTCTAAAAGACCGTGCTGATGCTCATGAAGAGCTTAATAAAGCTTCTAAAGCAAAAGATAATGAAACGTTTGCTAGATTAGCGTGTGAAGAGTGGATTGATGTACGTAGTTTTGGACAAGTGTTTGCTTTTAAAGGTTCTGATGTATCTGTTGGTGTTCGAGGACCAGTATCTGTTCATACCGCAACAAGTAAAGACCCCGTTGATATAACAAGTATGCAAATTACAAAAAGTGTCAATTCCGTTACTGGGGATAAAAAAGGGTCAGATACGATGGGGATGAAGCATCGCGTGGATTTTGGGTTATACGTTTTTTATGGAAGTATCAATACGCAATTAGCAGAAAAAACAGGTTTTTCCACAAAAGATGCTGAGAAGCTAAAGCAAGCGTTAATTAATTTGTTCGAAAATGATGCGTCATCAGCAAGGCCAGATGGAAGTATGGAAGTTCACCACGTTTATTGGTGGGAGCATCATTCTAAGTTAGGACAATACTCATCAGCTAAAGTACACAGAACAGTAAAAATTAAATCAGATAAGGAATCTCCTAAGAGCTATGATGACTATTCCATCACTGTTGAAGAATTGGACGGGCTACCTGTAGAGGTATTGGATGGCAAATAA
- the cas4 gene encoding CRISPR-associated protein Cas4, whose product MANKEEDFLMLSGIQHFEFCRRQWALIHIEQQWEENVKTIEGHYLHRKADEPMIREKRGNKLIIRALPVKSKTLKINGICDVVEFIQDERGIDIHGEEGSYLPFPVEYKRGRPKRDDADILQLTAQAICLEEMLLCQIEKGFMYYHEIKHRVEVPFTDYLRQRVKDITAEMHDYYQRRHTPKVKTGSFCKSCSLQHICLPKLMNKRSVKSYIEGKINE is encoded by the coding sequence ATGGCAAATAAAGAAGAAGACTTTTTAATGCTTTCTGGGATTCAACATTTCGAGTTTTGTCGTCGTCAATGGGCGCTAATCCATATTGAGCAACAATGGGAAGAAAACGTGAAAACAATTGAAGGACATTACTTACATCGCAAAGCGGACGAGCCGATGATACGTGAAAAGAGGGGCAATAAATTAATTATCAGAGCTTTGCCAGTAAAGTCGAAAACGTTAAAAATAAACGGGATTTGCGATGTAGTTGAATTTATACAAGATGAAAGGGGTATTGACATTCACGGGGAAGAAGGAAGTTATCTTCCCTTCCCTGTGGAATATAAACGAGGACGACCGAAAAGAGATGATGCGGACATCTTACAATTAACTGCTCAAGCGATATGTTTAGAAGAGATGCTACTCTGCCAAATAGAAAAAGGGTTTATGTATTATCATGAGATCAAGCACAGGGTGGAAGTTCCTTTTACCGATTATCTTAGACAAAGAGTAAAAGACATTACGGCTGAGATGCATGATTATTATCAGAGACGGCATACGCCAAAAGTGAAGACAGGTTCCTTTTGCAAAAGCTGTTCCCTGCAGCATATATGTTTGCCAAAGCTCATGAATAAACGATCGGTAAAAAGTTATATTGAAGGGAAAATAAATGAATGA
- the cas1c gene encoding type I-C CRISPR-associated endonuclease Cas1c, producing MRKLLNTLFITQSDVYLSLDGDNIVLLKEQEKLARLPLHNLESIVSFGYTGASPALMGYCAKRNISIVFMTMNGSFLARVIGESKGNVVLRKRQYQLSEDEDQSAIIARNFIVGKIFNHKWMIERMTRDYPLRIDVAAFKEVSVQLSNVMQEVRACRDLESLRGWEGQAAYSYNKVFDQMILQQKEVFFFHSRSRRPPLDKVNAMLSFAYTLLANDMAAALESVGLDAYVGFLHRDRPGRASLALDVMEELRGIYADRFVVSMVNKKTIKEEDFLRKENGAVIMTDDGRKKFLSAWQTKKQEKMTHPYLGEKITWGLVPYAQSLLLARYLRGDLDEYPPFLWK from the coding sequence ATGAGGAAGCTTCTTAACACGCTTTTTATTACGCAATCAGATGTTTATTTATCTCTGGATGGAGACAATATTGTCTTATTAAAGGAACAAGAAAAATTAGCGAGATTGCCACTTCATAATTTAGAATCCATTGTATCGTTTGGGTATACAGGTGCAAGTCCTGCATTAATGGGTTACTGTGCAAAACGTAACATCTCGATCGTTTTCATGACCATGAATGGAAGTTTTCTTGCTAGAGTAATTGGGGAGAGTAAAGGAAATGTTGTTTTAAGAAAACGTCAATATCAGCTTTCTGAAGACGAAGACCAATCAGCTATTATAGCTCGCAACTTTATTGTAGGAAAAATTTTCAATCATAAGTGGATGATTGAACGAATGACTCGGGATTACCCTTTGCGAATTGATGTAGCTGCGTTTAAAGAAGTGTCAGTCCAATTATCAAATGTGATGCAAGAAGTAAGAGCTTGCCGTGATTTAGAAAGCTTAAGAGGATGGGAAGGGCAGGCTGCGTATAGTTATAATAAGGTTTTTGATCAAATGATACTGCAGCAGAAAGAAGTCTTTTTCTTTCATTCTCGTTCACGAAGACCGCCTTTAGATAAGGTGAATGCCATGCTGTCATTTGCATATACACTACTTGCGAATGATATGGCAGCAGCACTGGAATCCGTTGGTCTTGATGCATATGTTGGATTTTTACATCGTGATCGTCCGGGAAGAGCTTCATTAGCCTTGGATGTTATGGAAGAGTTAAGGGGAATTTATGCCGATCGGTTTGTTGTTTCAATGGTTAATAAGAAAACAATCAAAGAGGAAGATTTTCTACGTAAGGAGAATGGTGCGGTTATTATGACGGATGATGGAAGGAAAAAGTTTCTATCAGCTTGGCAAACGAAAAAGCAAGAGAAGATGACGCATCCTTATTTAGGAGAAAAAATA